One region of Mucilaginibacter gotjawali genomic DNA includes:
- a CDS encoding alpha/beta fold hydrolase, with protein MKSETKGSDSLKPALIIALLFFTVFQSKGQQSKPAESGYAPVNGIKVYYEVYGEGKPLVLLHGAFMNIAMNWGQLIPELSKTRKVIAIEMQGHGHTQYSDRKLDLPDMASDVEGVMNYLKVDSADIVGYSMGGSVAYQLIIQSPKRVNKLVIISSTYKSTGWLPQVTNAFKVMKPELFANSPMKAAYDAIAPDKTKWTKFTEQMFAFVASPFDMGDSNIAKITSPVLIISGDNDGLDKIELAKTYQLLGGGISADMAPMPKSHLAIVPSQGHVSLMMQTKILLDYLEDFLK; from the coding sequence ATGAAAAGTGAAACCAAGGGATCTGATTCCCTCAAACCGGCATTAATAATTGCTCTTCTGTTTTTTACTGTGTTTCAATCTAAAGGACAACAAAGTAAACCTGCTGAAAGTGGCTACGCGCCTGTTAATGGCATTAAAGTTTATTACGAAGTATATGGCGAGGGTAAGCCCCTGGTTTTGCTGCATGGTGCTTTTATGAACATTGCGATGAACTGGGGGCAATTAATACCTGAATTGTCGAAAACAAGAAAAGTAATTGCCATTGAAATGCAGGGACATGGGCACACGCAGTATTCTGATAGAAAATTAGACCTGCCTGATATGGCAAGCGACGTAGAAGGCGTAATGAATTATTTAAAAGTTGACAGTGCTGATATTGTAGGATACAGCATGGGGGGCTCCGTAGCTTACCAATTGATCATACAAAGCCCTAAACGGGTAAACAAATTAGTGATCATTTCATCTACTTATAAAAGTACCGGCTGGCTGCCCCAGGTAACCAATGCGTTTAAAGTAATGAAGCCGGAATTATTTGCCAATTCGCCCATGAAAGCGGCATACGATGCGATAGCGCCGGATAAAACAAAATGGACAAAGTTTACAGAACAGATGTTTGCTTTTGTTGCCTCGCCATTCGACATGGGTGACAGTAATATTGCAAAAATCACTTCGCCGGTATTGATCATTTCTGGCGACAATGATGGCCTGGATAAAATTGAGTTGGCGAAAACATATCAATTGCTGGGAGGCGGTATATCTGCTGATATGGCACCGATGCCAAAATCGCATTTGGCCATTGTTCCTTCGCAAGGGCATGTAAGCCTGATGATGCAGACGAAAATCCTATTAGATTACCTGGAAGACTTTTTAAAGTAA
- a CDS encoding sensor histidine kinase, translating to MLDNLNVRDIAFDYQGNAWFVKHLVDSVFFFNSGSGRISGASFNHMPGKGQIYFNSHISLINNRLAGCTLSDGGLVNWNSDPSAFARQGLSSNVLLPDAHVICALYDNENNLWIGTLNGLYKFSLIAKAVTTSVLPEYTADHRGIDLAGIFMVNKKIFLSTTGGGVFYTKQIDEPWRSISWKNNSELNITWNVRAAGRDTYWIGTQKGVYEWKEDTRQLKLVNWPGNAKLIESYPIVTQFTDKENTLWMGLGFGGGLAAYNLKDHNLKIYSKTNNENNLPIRFPVTIAEDEYGDLWMGGVEGRGLVKWERKTGRFTIFPPLYNTDFDNGVINSLYADHKGKVWLGTNSGLVKFDILTHSVQKYDMPGGLSSNTIYSLTADNNYHLWIGTKNGLNCMDLRKARFFSFSGYFQLSDEPVINVKFDSAANKIYFNTRHTFNSLNPDEWLQPRGSPKILITAVTSSGDNLNPATTINLPANDNNISIAYSAVNLVDGPQNKYFYRLNELSKNWIAAGSTRQITFSNLLSGKYTFRVRAQLSDGTMSRNEATLLFSVDTPYYKSWIFIISVVMLVAGVIYLLYLNRIRQLMHLQSIRNSIATDLHDDIGSTLSNINILTELSRANLNEPDKAKSFLKRITEEVNTSNQSLDDIVWSINSLNDSFDEITARMRRYAAEIFEGANIAYHVHVDEKLSQRKLHMEKRKDIYLVFKEAVNNIYKHAEASSVEINMKTDQHFFQMIISDNGRGFDTAKPSVRNGLKNMKTRVAKWRGSLTVLSVANKGTVVTIIVPIT from the coding sequence ATGCTTGATAATTTAAACGTGAGGGACATTGCATTTGATTACCAGGGCAATGCCTGGTTTGTTAAGCATTTGGTAGATAGTGTTTTCTTTTTTAATTCAGGCTCCGGCCGGATCTCCGGGGCTTCCTTTAATCATATGCCGGGCAAAGGTCAAATCTATTTTAACAGCCATATAAGCCTGATAAATAACCGCCTTGCGGGCTGCACCCTGAGCGACGGCGGATTAGTAAACTGGAACAGCGATCCCTCGGCTTTTGCGAGACAGGGGCTGAGCAGCAATGTTTTATTGCCTGATGCACACGTTATCTGCGCCTTGTATGATAACGAAAACAACCTTTGGATAGGTACCTTAAACGGGCTATATAAATTTAGCTTAATAGCAAAAGCAGTTACCACATCAGTATTGCCGGAATATACGGCTGATCATCGCGGAATTGACCTGGCGGGGATTTTTATGGTCAATAAAAAGATCTTTCTGTCAACTACCGGTGGTGGGGTGTTTTATACCAAACAAATAGATGAACCCTGGAGGTCGATCTCCTGGAAAAATAACAGCGAACTTAACATTACCTGGAATGTAAGAGCGGCGGGCAGGGATACTTACTGGATAGGCACGCAAAAAGGCGTATATGAGTGGAAAGAAGATACAAGGCAATTGAAACTGGTAAATTGGCCCGGAAATGCTAAATTGATTGAAAGCTACCCCATAGTAACCCAATTTACTGATAAGGAAAATACCCTTTGGATGGGGCTCGGTTTTGGGGGAGGGCTGGCAGCTTATAATTTGAAAGATCACAACTTAAAGATCTATTCAAAAACCAATAATGAAAATAATTTGCCGATACGGTTCCCGGTCACTATTGCGGAGGATGAATACGGCGATTTGTGGATGGGGGGCGTTGAAGGCCGCGGCCTGGTAAAATGGGAGAGGAAAACAGGCAGGTTTACCATTTTTCCGCCATTATATAATACGGATTTTGATAACGGCGTAATCAATTCATTATACGCCGACCATAAAGGAAAAGTATGGCTGGGCACCAATTCCGGCTTGGTAAAATTTGATATTTTGACACACAGCGTCCAAAAATATGATATGCCGGGGGGCTTGTCATCCAATACCATTTATAGCCTTACAGCCGACAATAATTATCATTTGTGGATAGGGACAAAAAATGGGTTGAATTGTATGGACCTTCGTAAAGCTCGTTTTTTTTCATTCAGCGGTTATTTTCAATTGTCAGATGAGCCGGTGATTAATGTAAAGTTCGATTCCGCTGCAAATAAGATCTATTTTAATACCCGCCACACATTTAACAGCCTTAACCCGGATGAGTGGTTGCAACCGCGTGGATCACCTAAGATTTTGATTACGGCTGTTACCTCTTCAGGCGATAATTTAAATCCGGCCACCACGATCAACCTTCCCGCTAACGACAATAATATCAGTATTGCGTACAGTGCTGTAAACCTGGTAGATGGCCCGCAAAATAAATATTTTTACCGGCTGAACGAATTAAGTAAAAATTGGATTGCCGCAGGCAGTACCAGGCAGATAACATTTTCCAATCTTTTATCAGGTAAATACACTTTCAGGGTAAGGGCGCAATTGTCAGACGGGACGATGAGCAGAAATGAGGCGACGTTACTATTTTCGGTAGACACACCTTATTACAAAAGCTGGATTTTTATCATTTCGGTTGTTATGCTTGTTGCAGGAGTGATCTATTTATTATACTTAAACCGGATAAGGCAGCTGATGCATCTGCAATCTATCCGTAACAGCATTGCTACAGATCTGCATGATGATATCGGTTCGACCCTGAGCAATATCAATATTCTAACCGAACTCAGCCGGGCAAATCTCAATGAGCCAGATAAGGCGAAAAGCTTTTTAAAAAGGATAACAGAGGAAGTAAATACTTCAAATCAATCGTTAGATGATATCGTATGGAGCATAAATTCCCTTAATGACAGTTTTGATGAGATAACTGCGCGGATGCGAAGATATGCCGCAGAGATATTTGAAGGGGCAAATATTGCATACCACGTGCATGTCGATGAAAAACTTTCACAAAGGAAACTGCACATGGAAAAGCGAAAGGATATTTATCTTGTTTTTAAGGAAGCTGTTAATAATATCTACAAGCATGCAGAGGCTTCAAGTGTGGAGATAAACATGAAGACCGATCAGCATTTTTTTCAAATGATCATAAGCGATAACGGTCGTGGCTTTGATACAGCTAAACCTTCGGTACGTAACGGACTGAAAAACATGAAAACAAGGGTGGCAAAATGGAGGGGAAGTTTGACAGTTTTATCGGTCGCAAATAAAGGAACTGTTGTCACTATCATCGTCCCCATTACATAA
- a CDS encoding endo-1,4-beta-xylanase encodes MLAAVLQLKAQPGQPKGLKYYYKNYFPVGVAVSAADLKDPGEVALILSQFNSLTPENAMKMGPIHPEENRYNWKDADSIVAFAQAHGLKVRGHNLCWHEQAPTWLFKDSLGNLVTKEVLLKRLKDHITTVVNRYKGKIYAWDVVNEAIDDDSTKFLRNSLWYQICGDDFITKAFEYAHEADPNAMLFYNDYNTERPEKRERVYRLLKQLVDAGVAVNGVGIQAHWSVYEPGQKDLVETIKKFASLGLKVQVTELDISIYPWEKNQRSLRPGESEVYTADLERKQIEKYAEVFKIFRQYREVITGVTFWNISDRNTWLDNYPVHGRKNYPLLFDQKLQPKKAWWKVVDF; translated from the coding sequence ATGTTAGCTGCTGTACTGCAGCTAAAAGCGCAGCCGGGGCAGCCAAAAGGGTTAAAATATTATTATAAAAACTATTTCCCCGTTGGCGTTGCAGTTTCGGCTGCAGATTTAAAGGACCCGGGAGAAGTTGCGCTAATACTCAGTCAATTTAACAGCCTTACGCCGGAGAATGCCATGAAAATGGGGCCTATTCACCCGGAGGAAAACCGCTATAACTGGAAAGATGCGGATTCTATCGTGGCATTTGCGCAGGCACATGGTTTAAAGGTACGGGGACATAACCTTTGCTGGCATGAGCAAGCCCCCACATGGCTGTTTAAAGATAGTTTGGGTAACCTGGTGACCAAAGAGGTGTTGCTGAAAAGATTAAAAGATCATATTACTACGGTTGTAAACCGCTATAAAGGGAAAATATATGCCTGGGATGTTGTAAACGAAGCCATTGATGACGACAGTACCAAGTTTTTACGGAATTCGCTGTGGTACCAGATCTGCGGTGATGATTTTATAACCAAAGCATTTGAATATGCGCATGAGGCCGACCCCAACGCCATGCTATTTTATAACGATTACAATACCGAACGCCCCGAAAAACGAGAACGTGTTTACCGCCTGCTGAAACAATTGGTTGATGCCGGGGTAGCCGTTAATGGGGTTGGCATCCAGGCGCATTGGTCGGTTTATGAACCCGGTCAAAAAGACCTGGTTGAAACGATCAAAAAGTTTGCGTCGCTCGGGTTGAAGGTCCAGGTAACGGAACTGGATATCTCCATCTATCCCTGGGAAAAAAACCAGCGTTCGCTGCGGCCGGGGGAATCGGAAGTCTATACAGCTGACCTGGAGAGAAAGCAAATTGAAAAATATGCTGAAGTATTTAAAATATTTCGCCAATACAGGGAGGTAATAACCGGGGTTACTTTTTGGAATATCTCTGACCGGAACACCTGGCTCGATAACTACCCGGTACATGGGAGAAAAAACTATCCTTTGCTGTTCGATCAAAAACTTCAGCCCAAAAAGGCCTGGTGGAAAGTGGTTGATTTTTAA
- a CDS encoding AraC family transcriptional regulator codes for MDALSTVLEATRLRSVVYNKFPFAAPWGLDVVKDENSQFWRLVSGSCTVGSPDGRIIELAEGDLVFVPHGSAHWIADKSTSLRMPSPEFVKARRAGIEVFKGNGDVTILIAGHFEFAYQPLHPFLKDLPPIIHIKQYVTENQLLLKQVAELMLEELNNERPGSGVMLKCLSEIMFVSIIRAYLEQAVPDHGFLSALNDARISKALKLIQDSPQNDWTLESLSSEIGMSRSVFFNQFKKLLRETPLSYLTNWRIGQAQKLLLTDNSNISEIAANVGYQSEAAFNRIFKSKTGQTPAVYRRTHLLS; via the coding sequence ATGGACGCTTTAAGCACCGTATTAGAGGCAACCCGGCTGAGAAGTGTTGTTTACAACAAGTTCCCCTTTGCAGCCCCATGGGGATTAGATGTTGTTAAGGACGAAAATTCGCAATTCTGGCGATTGGTGAGTGGTAGTTGTACGGTTGGCTCGCCTGATGGCCGTATCATTGAATTGGCGGAGGGCGATCTGGTATTTGTACCTCACGGAAGCGCCCATTGGATAGCTGATAAATCTACAAGCTTACGCATGCCATCGCCCGAATTTGTTAAGGCCCGCAGGGCGGGGATAGAGGTTTTTAAAGGCAATGGCGATGTAACCATCCTTATAGCGGGCCATTTTGAATTTGCTTACCAACCCCTGCACCCTTTTTTAAAGGATTTGCCGCCAATAATCCATATCAAGCAATATGTAACAGAAAACCAGCTATTGTTAAAGCAGGTTGCTGAATTAATGCTGGAAGAACTCAATAACGAACGGCCGGGAAGCGGGGTAATGCTGAAATGCTTGTCTGAAATAATGTTTGTCAGTATCATCAGGGCATATTTAGAACAGGCTGTGCCTGACCATGGTTTTCTTTCCGCATTAAACGACGCAAGGATCAGTAAGGCGTTGAAGCTGATACAGGACTCCCCTCAAAACGATTGGACGCTGGAATCTCTTTCATCGGAGATTGGCATGTCACGTTCCGTTTTCTTTAATCAGTTTAAAAAATTATTACGTGAAACACCGCTGAGCTATCTTACTAATTGGCGCATTGGACAAGCCCAAAAGCTATTATTGACTGATAACAGCAATATATCAGAAATTGCAGCAAACGTTGGTTATCAGTCGGAAGCGGCTTTTAACCGGATATTTAAATCAAAAACGGGGCAAACTCCCGCCGTATACAGAAGAACTCATTTATTGTCTTAG
- a CDS encoding ligand-binding sensor domain-containing protein, with product MYRQLILFLLLNSLLLPVRSQKLDNIKPAYISVKDGLPDATINSICQDDDGFLWIGTNNGLSRYDGVEFKNFYHSKTNPSLPGNDIKSLQKLPGHRLLVATTTGLCLFNTRANTFTNLLVPASAKMFPFENNFTMVKIDKGNNIWAASQTCLYKLDQHLRVLQVTRGLSEQEIGVAGVLFVESIVPLPDGNVLFRLLHAKRPQYYIYTPADGKIIPLNQKKIFPWRCLII from the coding sequence ATGTACCGCCAACTGATATTGTTTTTGCTGCTCAATAGCTTGCTGCTTCCGGTAAGGTCACAAAAACTGGATAATATTAAGCCTGCCTATATCTCGGTAAAAGACGGCCTGCCCGATGCTACCATTAATTCAATTTGCCAGGATGATGACGGTTTTTTATGGATCGGAACCAATAATGGCCTGAGCAGGTATGATGGGGTGGAATTTAAGAATTTCTACCATTCAAAAACCAATCCCTCGTTGCCCGGGAACGACATTAAATCATTGCAAAAATTGCCGGGGCACAGGTTATTGGTTGCCACCACAACAGGTTTGTGCCTGTTCAATACCCGGGCAAATACCTTTACAAACCTGCTCGTTCCGGCTTCTGCAAAAATGTTCCCTTTTGAAAATAATTTTACGATGGTTAAAATTGATAAGGGTAACAATATTTGGGCCGCCTCCCAAACCTGCCTTTATAAACTTGATCAACATCTCCGGGTGCTGCAGGTTACCAGGGGGCTAAGTGAACAGGAAATAGGGGTAGCAGGGGTGTTATTTGTTGAAAGTATCGTACCACTACCCGATGGAAACGTGCTTTTCAGGTTGTTACACGCCAAAAGGCCTCAATATTATATCTATACACCTGCTGATGGCAAAATCATTCCGTTAAATCAAAAAAAGATTTTCCCCTGGCGATGCTTGATAATTTAA
- a CDS encoding acyltransferase family protein: MKSLTGIRGLAAVYVIIFHWYVVLFHKKPQLINHYLSVLIGHGYLSVDLFFVLSGFLLSLTSSASFNNHLFIHDYKAFMYKRFCRIFPLYIVATLLYFFLFHFGEVESLIVNLTLLQGVFSFSNNSLISPGWSLTNEWVIYFFLPLAFYLTWKIRNKAWILILSSITIFIAISIFRNDFLNWGNSYSLQKIHGFNPVILFTRGPSSFLRTIADYLLGIFAYLSFERIKKRAVLLKYSAIPLVVFLFFKKTDILIILLMPFFMVHITERNVINRFLSSKVVYFLGLISYSLYVNHFLFIDTYDKISKSFGLNTNNYLIISACYVATGTLIFSTITYYAIEKPALKYLKKMGERFI; this comes from the coding sequence ATAAAGAGTTTAACGGGTATCCGCGGCCTGGCTGCCGTTTATGTTATTATTTTCCATTGGTATGTAGTGCTATTCCATAAAAAACCGCAGCTAATTAATCATTATTTGTCGGTTCTTATTGGTCATGGCTATCTTTCCGTCGATCTGTTTTTTGTGCTGAGCGGCTTTTTATTAAGTTTAACATCATCAGCCAGCTTTAATAATCACCTGTTTATACATGACTATAAAGCGTTTATGTATAAACGGTTTTGCAGGATCTTTCCTTTATATATCGTTGCAACACTATTGTATTTTTTTCTTTTTCATTTTGGAGAAGTTGAAAGCCTTATTGTTAATTTAACTTTATTACAAGGGGTCTTTTCTTTCTCAAACAATTCCCTGATTTCGCCAGGCTGGTCATTAACTAATGAATGGGTTATTTATTTTTTCTTACCATTAGCGTTTTATTTGACATGGAAAATCAGAAACAAAGCCTGGATCCTAATATTGTCATCAATTACAATATTTATAGCGATAAGTATTTTCAGGAACGATTTTTTAAACTGGGGTAATTCTTATTCATTACAAAAAATTCATGGGTTTAACCCGGTAATTTTATTTACCCGGGGTCCGTCAAGTTTTTTACGAACTATTGCAGACTATCTGTTAGGTATTTTCGCCTATTTAAGTTTCGAAAGAATAAAAAAACGAGCTGTGCTTTTAAAATACTCAGCCATCCCTTTAGTTGTTTTTCTGTTTTTTAAAAAGACGGATATTTTGATAATACTTTTAATGCCCTTTTTTATGGTTCACATAACAGAAAGAAATGTTATCAATCGATTTTTATCAAGCAAAGTAGTTTACTTTTTAGGCCTCATCTCCTATTCGTTATATGTAAATCACTTTCTATTTATTGATACCTATGATAAAATATCAAAATCATTCGGCCTTAACACCAATAACTACCTTATTATCAGCGCTTGCTACGTAGCTACAGGAACACTGATTTTTAGCACCATCACTTATTATGCAATAGAAAAACCGGCCCTAAAATATTTAAAAAAAATGGGGGAACGCTTTATTTAA
- a CDS encoding nuclear transport factor 2 family protein, which yields MTTQELANRYFDLFQQRQVAEIYQSLYSADIICTEPEHALSMGVPTITRGIEAVLAKSKARQEIIAEVHSFFCSEPVVGGNYFSLAMGRDMTLKTGQRLQVAEIAVFGVKDDKIISETFFY from the coding sequence ATGACAACTCAAGAACTAGCCAATCGTTACTTTGATCTTTTTCAACAAAGACAAGTAGCAGAAATTTATCAAAGCCTTTATAGCGCCGATATTATTTGTACCGAACCAGAACATGCCCTCTCAATGGGCGTACCTACCATAACCAGGGGTATTGAAGCGGTTTTAGCAAAGTCAAAAGCCAGACAAGAGATTATTGCAGAAGTACACAGCTTCTTTTGCAGCGAACCGGTGGTTGGCGGCAACTATTTTAGCCTGGCCATGGGTAGGGACATGACCTTAAAAACCGGGCAGAGGTTACAAGTGGCAGAAATTGCCGTTTTTGGCGTAAAGGATGATAAGATCATATCCGAAACCTTTTTTTATTAG
- a CDS encoding dihydrofolate reductase family protein, which translates to MRKIIVLEFITLDGVMQAPGGPEEDTSGGFKYGGWSAPYGDEVSGKVMQKQMAPADLLLGRKTFEIFASYWPAHADYWPGINEVTKYVISNTMKESPWENSVFLTSVADIEKLKNSEGSDIKVWGSGELTQLLLQHDLVDELWLKIYPVTLGEGKKLFDNGTMPAAFKLTESLVTPGGVIVANYARAGNVKTGTIGA; encoded by the coding sequence ATGAGAAAGATAATCGTTTTGGAATTTATAACATTAGATGGAGTAATGCAGGCACCCGGCGGACCTGAAGAAGATACGTCAGGCGGTTTTAAATATGGAGGTTGGAGTGCCCCTTACGGTGATGAAGTTAGCGGTAAGGTGATGCAAAAACAGATGGCGCCTGCGGATCTCCTGCTGGGCAGAAAAACATTTGAGATTTTCGCCTCCTACTGGCCAGCACACGCCGACTATTGGCCGGGGATAAATGAGGTCACAAAATATGTGATATCCAACACAATGAAAGAGTCGCCATGGGAAAACTCAGTATTCCTTACAAGCGTGGCAGATATCGAAAAGCTCAAAAATTCCGAAGGTTCTGACATCAAAGTATGGGGCAGCGGCGAGCTCACTCAATTGCTATTGCAGCATGATCTGGTGGACGAACTTTGGCTCAAAATCTACCCGGTGACGCTTGGTGAAGGGAAAAAGCTGTTTGATAATGGCACCATGCCGGCAGCATTTAAATTAACCGAGAGCCTTGTTACACCTGGTGGTGTTATTGTTGCCAATTACGCTCGTGCCGGAAATGTTAAAACAGGTACTATAGGAGCTTAA
- a CDS encoding response regulator, which produces MPVSIVLFEDNDRLRESLAYLLNSDPEYTVTGDYNNCNQAVEIIEELAPDVVLMDIDMPGKTGISGVAMVKQTRPDTAVIMYTVFEDDERLFQCLCAGANGYLLKKTPPARLFDAIQEVLNGGAPMSPNIARKVLNSFQQKTDNLYNLTDRETEVLQLLVKGNSIKVIADALNMAFDTVRSHLKKIYLKLHVNCGKEAIAKALNEKLI; this is translated from the coding sequence ATGCCGGTAAGTATAGTTTTATTTGAGGATAACGATCGCTTGAGGGAATCTTTAGCCTACCTGTTAAACAGCGACCCTGAATATACAGTAACCGGCGATTATAACAATTGTAACCAGGCGGTGGAAATTATAGAAGAACTTGCCCCTGATGTGGTACTGATGGATATTGATATGCCCGGCAAAACGGGTATATCAGGGGTGGCAATGGTTAAACAAACCCGGCCAGACACTGCTGTGATCATGTACACCGTTTTTGAAGACGATGAAAGGTTATTTCAGTGTCTTTGCGCGGGCGCAAACGGGTATTTGTTAAAAAAAACCCCTCCGGCCCGTTTGTTTGATGCGATACAGGAAGTATTGAATGGGGGCGCGCCAATGTCGCCAAATATTGCCCGAAAGGTGCTCAACTCCTTTCAGCAAAAAACTGATAACTTATACAATTTAACCGACCGGGAGACAGAAGTATTACAGCTTTTGGTAAAAGGGAACAGCATTAAAGTGATAGCAGACGCATTAAATATGGCTTTCGATACAGTGCGTTCCCACCTGAAGAAAATTTATCTGAAACTCCACGTCAATTGCGGTAAAGAAGCAATAGCAAAAGCGCTGAACGAAAAACTTATCTAG